In Chanos chanos chromosome 14, fChaCha1.1, whole genome shotgun sequence, the sequence GCCAAAAGACACGAGACCTCCAATGCCAGAGGCGTTTAGTTGTAATTTTGCCAGTTAGCATGCTAGTTAAACTTAAGCTAAACTCCCCTCTGTGCGCATTACGGTTCGACCTCACATAAGTGTAGCATGCAAGAGGCACATAGTGAGTTGAAGTTCCTCCTTTCAGATCGTTTCATTTGAATGGCGCGTTATATCGCTGACCTGTGAAATGACACGTTTTTATGGTCGTAATTACTGGGACAACAGGTTTACTTTGGCAAGTTAGCACAAATAGTGGCCATGTTACTTCTCTTCGGCCACTTCCCCATTGAACCCGCTTTTCGGAAAAGTCCGTTAAACTCCGCTGAAGGTTTTCTTGAGGGGTTTGGGATCTGCTGATCTAGtacaccatttctctctctctctctctctgtccctctctctctcacacagacacacactctctctctctcaatcactctcCCTTTATTACATGTTGACGTGTGTCTGATTCTGCTGCCATTTATTTGACTGCCATGCAAATTTGAGCTCGTGTCGTGGCAAAAATGGGTCCTTTACAGTTGTTGGTTTCGGGCTACAGTTGAAAGACCTTCTGCCTTACTGCTGAAAACCCGCCGGGAGCTGTAAGCACGCATTGGGTGGAGCCGTGCGGTTAAGAGAGACCCTGCTTTGTTCGGTTTTAAAATTAGTTAGCAGCTCACGAACACCGAGCTTTGACGCCAGGATATAGTAGCCTATCGTGACGGACGGAAGAACTTAACGGCTGAGAATATTGCTACGGAAATTATTTAATCATAGTGAAAGACGGTTCAGGAACTAAAGGGACTTGCTGTGTGACCACTGTTAagaggggcgtgtgtgtgtgtgagaggtgtcagtgtgtgtgtgtgtgtgtgtactcagggCAGGCAGAGGCACGTAAACAGGGCAGTGCAGGTTTGTTCCTGCAGGTGAAAATTTGAGGCCTTGCACTCCACTGCTcactcacattacacacacagaacattcctTTACCCCGTCGAGaaatattctcatttttttaaaccttgGATTAAGGAACTGAACCACTGAACGGGTCCTTCTGTAAGAGGACCACTATTCTAGACTATTCTGTATTTGAATATGAgtaaagttacagagaaaaaactGTACAGCAAAAAAACTATCCtcaaaaaagtgtgtttttccATCCATTTCTATGTGTTGAggttttttatatttttttctaaacaggTCAGGTGAAGGTGTTCCGGGCGTTATTCACCTTTGACCCACGGACGGTGAGGaaactgtgtgtgcgcgcgcgcatgcgtgtgtgtgtgtgtgtgagagagagagagagagtttcttcCTGAAAAACTCAATAGAAACCCCACATGCTCTTTCTCCAGGTGTCTCTAAGTTCTGTCTTACTGTCTCGTTGCAGCCAGATGAGTTGTACTTTGAAGAGGGTGATATTCTGTACATCTCTGACACAGTGAGTCATACACTTTATTGACTGAGATCGCATGTGGTCAGAATGtggtgtacatgtgtgtgtgttgaatcatgtgtgtgagtgttgtggcTTGtgtcgtgtgcgtgtgttgtgagATCACGTGGTCAGaatgtgtgtggcgtgtgtgttatgtcatctgttttgtatgatgtgtgttgtggcgcatgtgtgtgtgtattgaggtgtgtgtgttgtgttgcaccCTTTGGTCACTATGTGAACAgggttttcagtgtgtgtaggACAACATATACTCTAGTTACTAAAGCACGTTTGACTGTcttactgcatgtgtgtgtgtgtgtgtgtgtctgtgtgtgactaacAGAGTGACAGTAACTGGTGGAAGGGGACCTGCAGGGGAAGGACTGGTCTCATTCCCAGTAACTATGGTGAgtaaacttcacacacacatacacacaaacacacacacacacacacacacacacacacacatagaggcacAGCataatgattctctctctctttctctctctctcccagtggCTGAGCAGGCAGAGTCCATAGACAACCCTATGCATGAGGCAGCCAAGCGAggtgaacatgcacacacacacacagcttagcacaacccaccacacacacacacagcttagcACAacccaccacagacacacacaggcctgaacaaaacccaacacacacacacacagcttaacacaacccaccacacacacacacacacacacacacacacacaggcctgaacaaaacccaacacacacacacacacacacagcttaatacaacccaccacacacacacacacacacacaggcctgaacaaaatccaacacacacacacacaaagcttaacacaacccgccacacacacacacaggcctgaacaaaacccaacacacacacacacacagcttaacacaacccaccacacacacacacacacacacacacacacacacacacacagcttaatacaacccaccacacacacacacacacacaggcctgaacaaaacccaacacacacacacacagcttaacacaacccgccacacacacacacaggcctgaacaaaacccaacacacacacacagcttaacacaacccacacacacacacacacacacacacaggcctgaacAAAactcaacatacacacacacacagcttaacacaaccaaacgcatacacacaccttaacaagacccaacacacacacacctcaacataaCTCTGTAATTGACCTGTACAGTAAATAAAGGTGACCTTTTGAGCAGCGGTATTGCTAAGCGCatgagaatctgtgtgtgttgaatggaCTGAATGAGTGCTGTTCTGTTAAAGCAGTCATGTGTTATAATGTAGTGTGTCAGTTCACTAAGGTgccactctgtgtttctgatgatTAGCACACACATGACGTCCAAAGGCTGCCCTGTGGACGTCATCTTGACattgcttgtgtgtatgtgtgtgtgtgtgtgtgtgttttttaggtAACCTGAGCTGGCTGAGAGAATGCCTGGACAACAAGGTGGGAATTAACGGGCTGGATAAGGCGGGAAACACAGCTCTGTACTGGGCGTGTCACGGAGGACacaaaggtaacacacacacctgtggggTCGGGGGGTGGGACAGTGGACGAGATCCGTGTGTAGAATGGAACAAAGATGTGATTGTTTGTCTGGGCCAAAACACTCTACTGTAACACACGTGTGGCCTTTTCAACCGTAAACTGTCGTAATGGTGGaacatctgtttatttttagcaCCTTTTGATTATTTACATTCTTTCTATTGTTGATCAAGAAACGCACACGGAAataattgtctgtgtgtgtgtgtgtgtgtgtgtgtgcgtgcacgtgtgcttgtgtgtgtgtatgtttctgtctttgtgtgtgtgtgtgtgtgtgcgtgtgtgtgtgcatgcgcacatgtgcttgtgtatgtgtctgtctgtctgtgtttctgtctgtgtgtgtgtgtctgtctgtgtgtgtgtgtgtgtgtctgtggacagaTGTGGTGGAGCTGCTCTTGGCCCAGCCGAACTGTGAGCTCAACCAGCAGGTGCGTAACACTACTGATCTGAGCACAGAACAGCTATTATGCAGCACTGATTTACGTATAGCACATCTATGATATAGCACTGATCGGAGTACAGTATGGCTACGACACCGATGTAAATACAGCACACCTATGATAGAGAACTGATCTgagtacagctgtgtgtgtatgtaggtaaCTGTAGCATGCTGTGTAAATGAGcgttgtgcttgtgtgtttgtgacagaataAACTGGGAGACACAGCCCTGCATGCAGCCGCCTGGAAAGGATACGCTGACATCGTGGAGTTACTGCTCAACAGGAGTGAGGCTCTttctcacacgctctctctctctctgtctctctgtgtctctctctctctctctctctctctgtgtctctctatgtgtctctctctgtctctctgtgtctctctctctgtctctctgtgtgtctctctctgtctctctgtgtgtctctctctgtctctgtgtctctccctctctctctctctctgtctgtgtctctctctctctgtctctgtgtctctccctctctctctctctctgtctctctgtctgtgtctctctctctctctctctgtgtctctccctctctctctctctctctgtgtctctctctgtctctctgtgtgtctctctctctctcactctctctctctctctctctgtgtctctctccctctctctctctctgtctgtctgtgtgtctctctctctctctctctctgtgtctctcacacacacaggatttgtatgtgtctctgtgtgattgtgtgtctcttttgtgAAGGAtaatagtgtgtgtggagtataattatgtttgtgtgtgtgtgtgtttgtgttggggaggggggtataACTTTGTATGGGGaggtgtgtaactctgtgtgtgtgtgtgtgtgtgtgtgcgctcgtgcgtgtgcgtgcgtttgtgacAGATGCCAGGACAGACATTGTGAATAATGAGAAG encodes:
- the ostf1 gene encoding osteoclast-stimulating factor 1 codes for the protein MSKPPPKPAKPGQVKVFRALFTFDPRTPDELYFEEGDILYISDTSDSNWWKGTCRGRTGLIPSNYVAEQAESIDNPMHEAAKRGNLSWLRECLDNKVGINGLDKAGNTALYWACHGGHKDVVELLLAQPNCELNQQNKLGDTALHAAAWKGYADIVELLLNRNARTDIVNNEKKLALEMATNAQCASLLKRKQGSVISRTLSNAEEYLDEEDSD